ttcatatttgtacttctcaattaatatagtaggatgtaGGATGATGTGTTGGAACAACAACCCATTAATCCTCGGTTACAAAAGAAACAATTCTGTTTCtttaaattatcaaataaatcaTCAGTTTGCAAATGTTTTGATATATCATCTATGATTTTACATTCTTCcattttttaactaaacaacaTATAACATACTTGAACATAATATCATCAAATCAATCAACAACATATATAAGAGGAGAGAAAGTCTCTTTGTTTGAGATCTCTGTTCtgatattatatagtttttcttctcatttttttctgtCTTAAGTCTTCTTTATAAAGACCACAATGAGACGATAAAGAAGGTATCGTTTCATTGACAAATACACACGTGAAACTCATATAATCAGGATAAACCGTTCAAATTTAAAGAAACCTGCAAAAAGAAACGAAATCAAACTACGCTAGACTATTACATTTTTTGGTTCTATTGCTTTTTTTGTGGCATATAAAAACTTACTTGATTACATACCAACACCGAGATTATagatgtttatttatttatggcaTGATTATACAAGGACGTTAGGTAAAATAGATATACGTACATGTGGATGCATAGAAAATCTGGATACGTATCTCATTTTCcaataggaaaaaataaaacaaaaaaataatagaaagaaataaagaaagttGGAATAGAAGAAAACCACCAATAATGATTAGCTTTCACCAACCGGTTTTACTCCAGTTAAGCGATTTTGTACAATGATACCACCAATAATCATATTTAATGGTGAGCTGTATACTCCAGTTAAGAATGCTCGAGAGTCAAGATTTAATAATTTACGTGTGAGGAAAACTAAATAAATGTGACGACGAAAGGGTCACTAGATTAGATAGGGGTAAAATATGTAGAATCACATTCATTATTGTGCCATTACCAAACATATGAGTCACGAGATAGAAGAAGCCAAAGACAGAGTCACAGGCTCTTCGTCTTCTACCTTCTTCCTTACTCATTTCATTTTCACCAAAACCAAAGTTATATTCTTCTCACTTTCCGAGCTTTCCAGTTCAACTATGGCGGCTCCGATCATacttttctctttccttttcttcttcgcTGTCTCCGTCTCTGCGCTTAACGTCGGTGTTCAGCTCACACATCCCTCCATTTCCTTGGTCAGTCAAACTTAACCGATCATATATGATGCTTTCATATTCTAGTATAAACCGGGAATTTTGGTACTTGCTATGTCCTTTGGTTTAGTCCGGTTTATAAtgatcttgatttgttttggCAGAGTAAAGAATGTAGCCGGAAATGTGAATCAGAGTTCTGTTCAGGTAACATAATCTCAAAGCTGCTTCTTTGTAATAAAAATTCGCTTATGTATGCATGAGACAtgattataatttgtaaaattggaCAGTGCCTCCATTTCTGAGGTATGGGAAGTATTGTGGACTACTTTACAGTGGATGTCCTGGTGAGAGACCTTGTGATGGTCTTGATTCTTGTTGCATGAACCATGATGCTTGTGTCCAATCCAAGAATAGTAACGAACCACAACGACTCTCTCTATTTCTAATTCTACTCccacttataagttataagttataactataaagtgttacatttgtttttacttatataatatgttattattaatgTGTAGATGACTATCTAAGCCAGGAGTGTAGTCAGAAGTTCATTAACTGCATGAACAATTTCAGCCAGAAGAAGCAACCGACGTTCAAAGGTAACAAATGCGATGCTGATGAAGTGATTGATGTCATCTCCATTGTCATGGAAGCTGCTCTTATCGCCGGCAGAGTCTTCAAAAAACCctaactatataatatttttctagttaattgtttctcttgttttctttcactCAAGATATTTGTCCTAGTTTATCCATtttacgaagaaaaaaaaatctaatctcaAGTATAATACTATACTGTagtactttttctttctttcttgtgtcTGATAAAATATACTATAGTGCTTTTTGTAAAACGGCTAAGGCCTTGTTAGAAGAATAGTGTAGCTGTCCGTGATCAGAAGTAGGGTCGGGAGGAATAAGCGGGCAAGGTGAACAAATGGTTTTTTGGGTCTCCAAACAGATTTACTTACATTACTTGCATGGTGGGATTGTTACATTAAAGCTATCTACGCAATTGCAAAATGGTTATATACGAACCATTGTGTTATGAGCCAAAGCCTTTGATCACCTAGATCGGGTAGACCTTTGTGTACTCACTCGGTTAACTGATtttgcatgcaaacacgatccaagggtagccaacacttgagtcctttcatcgacaacatcgacataCCAAGGTTACTCCATCAACAACAAGTCCAGCAACCACAACAAACTACGATTGAGGAGGTCATGgataatcagaatggtccaccagctcctcaagagaggaccaacataggagcaggagatgctccatctactcacactcaaagacatgacattgtgccacctgctgttgaaaacaacaactttgagatcaagagtagtctcatccagatgatacaaagcaaaaaatttcatggtctgccaatggaggacccattggatcatctggatgagttCGATAGGCTCTGTAACCTAagaaagataaatggagttagtgaagatggattcaaactccgacttttcccattttctttgggagacaaagcacacatctgggacaaatcactccccaaggagtccatcaccacttgggaagtaTGCAAAAGGCATTTCTAGCCAAATTTtactccaactccagaaccgcaaggctgcgaaatgacatctccagctttgttcagaaaagcaatgagacgttcagtgaagcttgggaacgtttcaagggatacacaagcAGATACCCTCACCATGGATTCAGTAATGcatcattgctaagtacactctACCGAGGAGTAGTCCCtaagataaggatgttgctggacaccgctaGTAATGGTAATTTCCACAaaaaggatgttgatgaaggttgggatctagtggagaacttagcccaatctgatgggcattacaatgaaGAGTATGATCGCACAATACGCTCTTCTGGAGAggatgatgccaagtacaagagagacatgaaagccctcaatgacaaattGGATAAGCTCCtcagccagcagcagcatgtccatgccATCTCAGAAGAAGACCAGTTtcagcaacaagatggggagagtgctcagctagaggatgtgaactacatcaacgaCCAAGGCGGTTACaataaagggtacaacaactacatcCCAAATCACCAGAGTAACCGCCCAATAACCTCACACATTTCCTCATCCCTCGATTTGCTCTCAATGATGCACCAAGTCCTGTCATCTCAGAAGACCGATGCCGTACAGATAAATACAAGATTCGATGATCTCGCCAACCGCTTATCTGCCAATTATCAGAAACTATACATCAAGTTTGATGCTTTGAGCTCTCGAATTCAGATGCTTACAGATAAATTGGCTTCAACTTTAAAAAGTCAGGAGTCTGCGCTCGCCATAGCCCTACGGAGTAGACGCCACTTACCACCTGTGAGGCACCACCAAACATCACTGCGGACAGCAATGActtagatggggaggatctcCGTGAGCCACCCACTCCTGCTCATCCACCAAACCATTCCACAGAGCAACCCGACCCTGTACCCGATCACACCACCCAGATAGATGATCGGGTAGACATTCCAGTCAGTCCACTACATACAGACAAACCAGGAAGAGAGAAATGGAAAGAGAGGCGATTCATCCCTCCACCTTACAAGCCACCGTTGCCATTTCCTGGACGGTTTCGCAAAGAACTTCTTGAGAAATACAAGGCATTGTTCGAAAAACAGATGAAGGTGCTCGAGCTTCGCATGCCTCTAATGGATGCCTTCACCCTCATACCCCCTTACCAGAAATTCCTGAAAGATGCGCTGATAGAGCGGATCAAACAAGTTCAAGGAATGGTCATACTCAATCACGAATGTAGTGTTATCATCCAGAGAACTATTGCATCTAAGAAACTGAGCGACCCGGGATTGTTCACGTTACCTTGCTCGATCGGACCTTTGACGTTTGGAAGATGTCTCTGTGACTTGGGGGCATCAATCATCTTAATGCCTATAACTGTAGCCAAACGTCTTGGATTTGAGAAATTCAAGCCCACCGACATCCAACTAGTTATGGCGGATCAAACTACAAGGTTGCCGAGGGGAGTATTGGAAGACTTGCCGGTCAAGGTAGGGTAAGTAGACGTACCAACCGACTTCATGGTCTTGGAGATGGATGTAGAACCAAGGGATCCGCTAATCTTAGGACGACCATTTTTAGCCACCGCAGGAGCAATGATAAATGTGAGGAACGGGAAGATCGATCTGAAGCTGGGGGAAGACCTTACCATGCAGTTTGACATTCGGGAAACTATGAAAAAGCCCAAAATCGCGGGGCAAACTTTCTGGATAGAGGAGTTGGAAAAATTACGTGAGGAGGCGTTTGAGGAGATAACACTCGGGGATAGCCTACAGACAGCTCTAACAAAAGATGGTGAGGAGGGATTCGTACACCAAGAAACAGAGCTCTATAAAGAATTGCTTGACACTTATCGAGCAATCATCAAGCCGGAGTTAAGTGAGGACATGAGGGAGGCTGAGAAGGAGACAATGATGCTCGACAACCGAAGCTTGAACAAATCAATTGTCACCTCCTGCGTCATGTCATGTAGCTGCTCAACACCAGACCACCCGATCACCAGCCCGATAACTAACACGACCATCCCACCGAGCAGGATGATTGAGCACCACTCCGAGTCGCAACTCCAAACCACTGATGATTGGTCCCAGTTAAAGGCACCTAAAGTAGAACTCAAACCTCTTCCGTCCGGGATAAAGTACACCTTCTTGGGACCTAATTCAACCTATCCAGTTATCGTCAATTCTAGCTTGTCCGAAAAAGAGCTGAAATTGCTTTGCACTCAGTTAAGAAATTATAGAGGAGCAATAGGCTACACTCTAGAAGACATCAAGGGTATGTCCCCTGATCTCTGCACCCATAGGATAAACCTAGAGGACGAATCGTATTCTAGTGTAGAACCTCAGCGTCGGCTGAATCCGAACCTGAAAGAAGTGGTGAAAAAGGAAATCCTGAAGTTGCTCGATGCTAGAGTTATCTACCccatctctgatagtacttgggtatcccTGGTGCACTGCGTTCCGAAGAAAGGTGGAATCACCGTTGTCAAAAACGAGAAAGATGAGCTAATTCTCACAAGGACAATAACCGGTCATCGaatgtgtattgactataggaagcttaatGCGGCCTCTAGGAAAGATCACTTTCCCCTGCCTTTCATCGACCAGATGCTGGAAAGGCTCGCTTACCATCCCTACTACTGTTCCCTTGACGGGTACAGTGGATTTTTTTAAATCCCTATACACCCTGCCGACCAGGAGAAAACGACATTCACCTACCCTTATGGTACTTTTGCCTATAAGAGGATGCCCTTTGGTTTGTGCAACGCTCCCGCAACTTTTCAAAGATGCATGACGTCTATCTTCTCGGATTTAATAGAAGAGATGGTGGAGATTTTCATGGATGACTTCTCGGTTTATGGAGCCTCTTTCTCATCCTGTCTTCCAATCCTCTGCAAGGTACTCAAAAGGTGTGAAGAGACCAACCTAGTGTTAAATTGGGAAAAGTGCCACTTTATGGTTCAGGAGGAGATAGTTGAAAGACCCCGACTCGGACGTCCCAGCGTCTGCGGTCACGGCTTCCGTTCGGCCCTATTCCTGGCCGAATATCCTCTAACTCGTCCACTTAGCTTTGGCTCACGGCCTTGCTTTGTAGACCTTTATACGCAGCTGAATATCATTTTAACCTTAACCCATCCCTTTGTGCTTaaccatacaaccaaccaaccccacaggCCTGCACAGATTAGGGATAGGgacttatagtcccttcggttcacGGCAATCGGTTGCGCTGTCGGCTTCCCGTTCCACTCGTGTCCAAAGCTTGTTACCGGACATACCGTTCGTTGACCTATCGGTCATACCTTGATTCCTCGGTCAACTcgtcggtcttggtatcagagccaggtccgATCGAACGATCCGAACCCATAATCGAATCGTTGATAGACCTCCGACCAGGCCGATACTTCCGACGGACTTGCCGACCACCCGACCGATTGATCCAACCTACAGCTCGTATTGTTGATCTTTTGATCgcccgatccgactagcgatcGAATCACCCGTCAATCCTCGATCGATCCGTCCATTGGACGCGGATCGTCGATGCCCCTTTTGATCGGTCCGATGCTACGATCGAACCGTCGATTGTCCTGCGATCAGTCTGACTCCATGTCTGAACTGCCGCTAATCCTTCGATCGGCTCGACCCAATTGTCGAACCAtcgctcgtctcatcgtaccgtcgatagagaggtagcgtgcgcatcagttcggacgatGTACCGTAGTAttcgccgagccgcacccccttttcttcttaggcgTTGATGGACGAATGAATGGACGATGGTGGTCCTCTAGAAATGAAAGCaacgccctctatttatagggcCCTGGCCGAAGTCTAGGTCCCAAAAGGTACCTGTCCGACGAGATTCTTCGATCGTGTACGTTCGGCCGTGCCTGTCCGGCTGTGCCTGTTCGGCCATGACCGATCGTTCGTGTCGGTTCGGTCATGCCTGTTCGGTCATGATGCCTGTTCGGTCACCCCTGTCTGGTCGTGCCTGTTCGGTCACGACTGTTCGTCCATGCCTGTTCGTCACCGTGTCCCATGACCGAGATCCGAGCTCCCAGCAGACTCGTTCACTGTCCACTACAGTCCAGCTGGCCGAGCTCGGTCGAGCttcctggcagctggtcgagctgactCTAGCTGTCCgagagctgtccgcagctgacTGAACTTGTTCATCGAGCTCGCGGAGCTCTTTAAGCTCATATTCCAGCtagttgagctagtagcttagctactcAAGCTCATTTAGCTATCAATTCCCTCAAAACAAGTTGCCCCTCTTTAGGATCGCGGGACGCGGACGTGACAATAGTCCTAGGCCACAAGATCTCATAAAATGGGATAGAGGTTAACAAAGCTAAGATAGAAGTGATGTTTTAACTGCAACCTCCTAAATCCGTTAAAGATGTCAGAAGCTTCCTGGGTCACACGGGGTTCTACGGGCGATTTATTAAAGACTTCTCTAAGATTGCGCGACCGTTAACGCGGCTCCTTTGCAAGGCAGCATAGTTTATTGTCGACAAGGATTATTTAGTTGCTTTCAACAAAATAAAGGAAGCTTTGGTGAGTGCACCGATAGTTCAAGCACCTAATTGGGATCATCCTTatgagattatgtgtgacgcATCAGATTACGCTGTGGGGGCAGTACTAGCCCAAAGGATAGATAAAAAGCTCCATGTGATCTACCACGCCAGCAGAACCATGGACGATGCCCAGACGAGGTATGCGACAACTGAAAAGGAGCTCCTTGCTGTGGTCTTTGCGTTTGAGAAATTCCGGAGTTACTTGGTCGGATCTAAAGTGATTGTTTACACGTATCATGCCACCCTAAGGTACATGCACTCAAAAAAGGACACCAAACCCAGGCTCCTCAGATGGATCCTCCTTCTGCAAGAGTTCGACATAGAGATTCTCGATAAGAAGGGAATTGAAAACGGGGTGGCAGACCATTTGTCTAGAATGAGAATTGAGGATCCACTTCCAATAGATGACTCAATGCCCGAAGAGAGACTGATGCACATCGACTTCTTGGAAGAAATGAGCAACACGATTAGAGATGTCAATTGGTCTCTAAAACCATGGGCTGTCCAGAACAAATTAATTTGGACTGGTTTTGGTCATTACCAAATTTAAAACGGTCAAATGGGCCTAAAACCAATTTAGCCCATTGATATATGGTCCAAACTAATTCGGACGTGGGCTGTCCAATAACcctaaaaaattagggttttttcaaTTTGgggga
The Camelina sativa cultivar DH55 chromosome 15, Cs, whole genome shotgun sequence DNA segment above includes these coding regions:
- the LOC104699368 gene encoding phospholipase A2-alpha produces the protein MSHEIEEAKDRVTGSSSSTFFLTHFIFTKTKVIFFSLSELSSSTMAAPIILFSFLFFFAVSVSALNVGVQLTHPSISLSKECSRKCESEFCSVPPFLRYGKYCGLLYSGCPGERPCDGLDSCCMNHDACVQSKNNDYLSQECSQKFINCMNNFSQKKQPTFKGNKCDADEVIDVISIVMEAALIAGRVFKKP